One genomic window of Cetobacterium somerae ATCC BAA-474 includes the following:
- a CDS encoding Crp/Fnr family transcriptional regulator, with protein sequence MVDLKKLVKFKLFKEIDERELDKLFQKIKCEIKQFKKNDIIFFRDEKVDGLFIVIKGLLSAEMLKDNGDVQKIENLSNGDIIGSAFIFGKDNNLPVDLIVLEEGELLHIDKKNLLKGFNINEKFLINFLNEISDKTQFLSNKVWKNFNNKTIKEKMLDYILENTQSNKVIFKHSIKELAELFGVSRPSLSRVISEFVEDEILKRDGKNKFILNKEKI encoded by the coding sequence ATGGTTGATTTGAAAAAATTAGTTAAATTTAAATTATTTAAAGAAATAGATGAAAGAGAATTAGATAAATTATTTCAAAAAATAAAGTGTGAAATAAAGCAGTTTAAAAAAAATGATATAATATTTTTTAGGGATGAAAAAGTAGATGGATTATTTATAGTTATTAAGGGACTTTTAAGTGCTGAAATGTTAAAAGATAACGGAGATGTACAAAAAATTGAAAATCTATCAAATGGAGATATTATAGGTTCGGCGTTTATATTCGGAAAAGATAATAATTTACCTGTTGATTTAATTGTTTTAGAAGAGGGGGAGTTATTACATATAGATAAGAAAAATTTACTAAAAGGATTTAATATCAATGAAAAATTTTTAATAAATTTTCTTAATGAAATTTCAGATAAAACACAATTTTTATCGAACAAAGTATGGAAAAATTTTAATAATAAAACAATAAAAGAAAAAATGTTAGACTATATACTGGAAAATACTCAAAGCAATAAAGTTATATTTAAACATTCTATTAAAGAATTAGCTGAATTATTTGGAGTAAGTAGACCATCTTTATCTAGAGTTATTAGTGAATTTGTTGAAGATGAAATTTTAAAAAGAGA